In Sciurus carolinensis chromosome 16, mSciCar1.2, whole genome shotgun sequence, the genomic window GAACAGACCAAACGCAGGACTGCGccctcctgggccctgggccaATGGGGCAGCACCCCTGCTCCAGGTCACTGTTGATGGAGAGGCAGCCCAGCTCCAGTCCTGACAGACTCCTCCTCCAGTGTTGCCTCATGAGTAGCTGAATTGGCGGCAGAAACAAAAATTGACACCATTAGCTCTTGGCTAGTGCCACTTGCTCTGTGAGGTTCTTTCCAGCCCCGCAAGGCCTGTGTGGCCACCACCATCTTGTAGATGAAATCCACGCTCAGAAAGCAAGACATCCCAGAGCAGCGCAGCCGCTAAGCCTCTGGTACACTGAGGGGCGGAGGCCACACTGCCCCAGGATGAGAGGAAAGGAGACGCCCCagccattcctgcccccctctgCCACTGTGGGAAGGAACTTGGGAACATGCGCCTGGGTGTCCCGAGGCTGTGCAGATGCTGAGGCTTTTATCTGAGCGTTTCTAATGCTCGTGTCATGTCTTGGGAAATCAGTGAGCAAAGCGTGATTCCCCGCTCCCACCCCAACCATCTTTCCCCTCCTCATGGCCCAGAGCCCACCTCCAGAGGCACCTGAAGAGCCCCCAGACTCTCACAGCCTGTGCCAGTCCTCGGTCTCCCTGGACCACTGCTACCTCTCTCTGAGTGAGGCCAGCAAGGTGCAGTCCAGCCCCAGCGCTGAGGAGAGCGACTCGGAGTCCCTGTGGGGGCAGGAAGAGGTGAGAGGGTGGCACCTGCCGAGGCGGCGGGCGGGCATCTTGGGCCTGGCACTCACCTCTCTCCTGTCCAGGACATTCAGGCCGACCCTGAGGGCTTGCAGTCCTCTAGTGACGAGGATGACGACTATACGTGGACCCCCACCCGGAGGGCCTCGACCCTGCCCACAGGTGGGAGAAAGAACAGGAAGGGCCGGGCCAGCAAGGGCCCCGTGAAGCCCAAGGAGAACAAGAAAGCCCTGTGCCCCACCCAGATGAAGAAGAAGTGTGTTAACGGCTTCATCATGTTCTGCAGGATGAACCGGAAGCAGTACATCCGGTGGGTGAGGGTCCTCAGCAGCCCTGGGTAGAACCCTGCTTTCACTTGCATCTCCAGATCACGTGGCCCCCACTTGTGAGACTCATTGCCCTTTCCCGGGACCCTCCAACCCTTCCACAGCCAGCTCTCCCCCTGCCCTGTCGCAATGGTCAGGTCCTTTCACAGCTCCAGTGAAACCCAACTCAACCCGAGGGAACTGGCTTAGGTAACGTGGATGAAGAGGCGCCGGCGTGGCTTGCCCTCAGAAGTGGCTGTTTCTAGGGCTGAACAATGCTGTCCAGCTCCACTCTGCTGGACTGGCCTCATTCTCCAGCAGGCTGGGGACGGGGTCACCCGGGAGGCCTGGCTCAAGTCCATTCTGTCCCCCTGGCAGCCCCTGTGGGGAGGAGGCTAAGCCAGGCACTGCCAGAGTGAAGCCAGGGCCTGGAGGGTCCCAGGCCACAGTGGTCAGTGGGTTCCATTACAGGAAGGCCAAGGTGCTGGCCTGAGGAGCAGTGACTGCAGGTCCCCCGCTCTCCTGGATGCCGGGTTCTCCCCCGGGAACAGCTATTTAGTGCATTTCCCTTCTTTGACCCAGTTCCAGAGGGTGTGTGATGGAGGCTGCCGGCCAGTAGGGACAGGAGGGCACGGGTGTGGAAGCTGAGGCTTGGAGAGGCCAGGGACCCTGTGTGGCCACACTGCTGGCCTCTCCTGACCACCCCTCCCATTCCTCCTGTTTCAGAGCCTGCCCTGGGACCGCATCCACGGCGGCCACCAAGGAGCTGGCCCAGCTGTGGCGGGTGATGACCCCGCAGGAGCGGAGACCATACTGGTAAGAAGCCCTGTCCAGAGGCACAGTGAGGAGCGGAGCGGCGGGTCCCAGCCCTCCTCTTGGGTTCAGAGCCTCGAGCCTGTGGAGCTGGAAACAGGGTGGAGTTTCCTGGGCTGAGGGATCTGTGGTCACACATTTTTCATGGAAGACTTAGGGGTGACGAAGAGAGGTGTCACCTAGCAGCTCAGAAAGGCAGATGCCTGCACTGGGTCTGCACTGCCCTCAGGCTCTCCCGGCCCTGCCACCTGGagctcctccacctcctccctcctgcccctttgACCCCTGCTTCCTGAACCTTCTCCACCAACCCCAGAGAGCTGCCACCCGCCACCTCTGGGCGGCCCCTGGAACACTCCTGAGCACGCAATTTTTCACATCCCACAACCCAAGTGTGGGGCTCCGGAAAGGAGCCCTGGGCCAGGTCCATCTTAGACCCTGGGCGGGAACCAGGGCTTGGCCTCCCTCTCGTCTTCGGCCTCCGTCCCTGCCGGGGCTGGAGGACTGGGGGGACAATGATGGTGGGGGTGAGCAGAACCCGCCCTGTGGCCTCGTCTCTGCAGCATCAAGGCTCGCAGGTTCAGCCGCCAGCACAACCGCATCGTGAAGCAGGAGAACTCAAGCAGCGAGGACGAGGACTGGGAGACCCCCAAGCCCTTCTACCAGCTGCTGGCCGAGAAGGCGCACAGCACCCCAGATCTGCCCGCCCTGCCGCCCCTCCACCCCCAGTGAGAGGCCGTCCCACCCCAGACGCTCACCTCACCTCGGCTTCTGCAGCACTCTGTGAAGCCATGAGTGGGGACAAAGAGGCGTCTGTTCCCTCTTGGGTTTCAGCCCCTGCCATTCTGGGTCCCTGGGCCAGCTCCCCCGGGACGGGGAGGTGGCGTATTTATTGACCCCCGAGACTGCCCCTTTCCACCCTGGGGTTATTAGAGGAGCCTTGGTGTGGAAGGAGGTGACGCTGGGAGTGGGGACTCCAccctgccctccttcccccatAATCTAATGGCCTCAACCTGTCCATTCTCAGCTCACCCCTCCCTGCCCTGTTCTATTTATAgactatttattgttttaaacaaaataaaagcaagtggAATCCTTGTTGCCAGCAAAGGAGACAGGGCAGGCCCTCTGGTGTCCCCCTGCTCCTTCGGCTCTGGGATGGTCCTTCCCCGCAAATCTGGAGGCCCCTTGGTGCCAGGGCCTGCAGTTTGAAAGTTACCTCACTGCCACACCTTCCCCAGCCTGAGCCTGGACTCCAGCCCATCCTCTTGGGAAGCAGTGGTCACAAAGCCGCAGTCCCTTCTGCAGTTCAGTTGTCCTTTGGGCAAACTAGAAGGTAACCCACACCCTGGTGGTTCtgttaagtttattttaattgaaatggaGGCATAACATgtcctagaaaaataaagatttaggaTACAAACTAAACACAAGGGTCAGGGTTGCCCCGGGGACAAGGGAATCTTTGGTCTGGGGCTAGAGGTGATGCGGCTTTAGTCCAGAGTGAAGGGGAGACCCACTCTCCCTACACCTGCACCCCTTCTTAGCAAGAAGGGAGAAGCATGGGGAAGGGTCCATCAGTCTCTGGGCCCAGAACTTTGTCCTCCACCCTCGGATTCCAAGCAGTTCTGAGAACACTGGGTCAGTGGAACTATTAACAGTGtgtcagggagggaggaggagagccaGCCGTTTGGAGGGTCGTCAGCTCTCGCTAGTACCAGATGGAGGAGAGCGGAGCCCACGTCAGGACCCCCAAGGGCCCCACTATATATGGCAGGGCAGAGCAAGGAGAGGACTGTAACAGAGGCCTCCCATCCAGAAAGGGACAGAGTCCTGGACAGGGAGTGGACAGCGTGTTCCTTGGCCCCTCCAGGACTAAATGGGTCACCCAGGCTGGAGGGGTGCAGTGTGTGGGACCCTCAGACTGCAGCACTGTCCCTGCATCTTGAGCACCATTGTCAGAAGAAGTGGGAAGCTGGGCTGGTTACAGTTCCAAGGGCTCTTCCACGGGCACCGACTGTAGCTGGGTCAGGACCTTGGCCTCGGCTTCTAGCCCCTCGTCAACCTCAGCCCCTGCAGTGGCCCCCAGTAGCAGCCCCTCAGGGTCGGGGTCTGGCAGCCTCAGCACAATGTGGGGAACCTGTGCCCCCGGCCCCTTTTCGGCATCTAGCAGCCCCTCTGTTCCTGTGCTCAGTTCTAGCCCTGCTGGCCAGACTGGCACAGCCGCAGGCGACAGCATCAGACCCTCTGGCGGGGGTGCTGGGAAGCTGGGCAGGAGGCCAGAGGAGTCCGGGGAGAAGGGCAGACTGGCTGCAGAGGTGGCCGCCGTGGGGGGTGTTGGCTGCTGTGCAGAAAGTGTGCTCAGGgtgtggggctctgggagggCCGGGCTGGGGGCCACTGGGAGGGCGCCTTCGGGCACTGAGATGGCTGTCTCTGGCttcaggggcagggccaggctgggaGCCGGTGGCAAGACCTGGGAGACTAGCATGCTGGTGGGGAAGGTGGCTGTGAGGATGATCTTGCCCTGCTGCACGGCCACACCTGTGACGATGGGGCTGCCCGACACAGGGTTGGCCAGGAGGAAGTTTCCTGTGGGGAGAGGAAATGATGAGAGTTGGAAGCAACTGGCCAAGAGCAGGCAGAGAGGAAGCTGCTGCAGGCAGGCAAGTGGCTCCCTCAGGGTGGGGCCAAAACTTTGGGGCACTAGACTTGGCAGAGGGCACAGGGATACCCCAGGGATGAGAAGCTTCCCCCACCCAGAACCCTGTGACAGGCCCTCCCCGGGCTCATCCAGGCCTTAGGGAGGCAGCAGGGGGTACCTGGGGCGGTGGCTGAAGGCAGCTGCAGGGCAGTCACGCCCACCCCGGAGTTTATCAGGTGCACGTTGGCAGGGCCTGCTGCAGCTGCCACCTTCACAGGGCTGCCTGGTCCAGCTGCCAACAGCTGCAATGGCCCCACAGCCTGGGGCAGGGTCACCACCTGGGAGGTGGGCACCACCTGGGGCAAGTTCAACAGTGGGGAGTTGGGGCCTAGGCTGGTGGGGTACCCGGGGGGTGGAGAGAGTGGCACCACCTGTGGGGCAGCCACAGTGGGCACTGGtcctggaggcagagggaaggatgCAGCTGGTGGGGGGCCAGGTACCACTTGAGGCAGGGGCCCTGCCATGTCCTCTCCAACTGGCCCAGAAGCAGCCACCTGGGCCCCTTTGGTCTCAGGGGCCTCAGAATGAGCCTCCTCTAGCCGAACCTCCCCAGTCTGAGGGTCCATGACAAGGGAGGTCTTGGCCTCACTGGTCCCCTGGGGACTGGGCTGTGGTGGAGGAGCACCCCCTCCTCCTGTGAGCAGTAGGGGGCCCAGGCTGGAGGCCTCTCCCAGAGCCAGGCTATTGATGATGACAGGGCTGCCATTGAGGAGAACTGCTGGGGAGCTGCTGGCGGCCAGGAAGCTCCCATTCACCAGGATGGAGGGGGAGGCGGGGCACGGAGTGGAGGGGGTGGCCCCTGCAAGGAATATGGAGCTCTGGGTGGGGGCCTCCGCAGCCACTGGGGCCACCCCCCTCTCCAGGTCCTCAGGACTTCGGCTGGACTCATCCTCAGTAGTGGGGTTCCCATCAGACTCGCTGGAGGGAGAAAGGGTCATTAGCTGTGATCCTGAGGGCTAGATTCTCCCAGGAGCAGAGGCTGACCActgcctccccacctgccccagcccAAACTTTTGTGGACTATTTCAGGGGTCAGAGACCCTCCTTCCAAGGCCACCCAAGGGCCCTGCACTGATAGCCACAACGGGGAAAGCTAACACTAGAGCAATGCGCTGAACGCCCTGCTTTCCGGCGGCGTTTGCCTCTGGGCAGGGCTGTGCACCCGGGCTTCCCTCAAGTCCCCTGGGTAGGCAGGCGCGTGGCCTGGAGAATGAGGAGGCGGCCGCCTGCTCAGTTCCCAGCGTCCTTCCCCAGAGGCGTCACAGAAGAGCGAGAGGCCGGGTGCtcggggtgggaggggaagggctTGGGTTACAGGGAAACCGGAGCCGGGGAAGGTTCACGTTTCACAACAAAGGCAGGCGACGGACCACGCTGTTTAGGCTGGAGGGGGCGTGGGGGTGGGTAAGAGTAACGGTCAGGGAAGGACCGGGCTGCTAAGGAGCCCAGAAAGCGACCCCTACTCGGGGTGGGTGGGCAaaagcccctcccccacccctttagAGGCCCCCATTTTCTCACTGTCCGCCCCACAGAGATCCCCAACACAGTTTCGAGTGCAGCAGCGGGAAGAGGTCTCCGGGCCTCCGCTTGGGGTGCCgggaggagagggaccagggcgTGTGCCTGACCCATCCACGCTTAGTCCCTACGCTCCACGGAGGCCTAGGGGTGTGAGCGGGAAGTTCCAAGAAGCCCCGCGCCTAGATTCCCGCAGTGGGCACGGGGGAGGACGCTGGCGGATAGAGTGTCCCGGGGAAAGGTGGACTTGCGCCTCCCGGATCCCCTCACCTCTTGCAGGGCGCGCCGCCACCAGTCCCGGTCCGGTCGCGCTGTCGCCGGTTCTTGAACCAGTTGCTGACCTGCGTGAGCGAGAGGCCGGTGAGCGTGGCCAGGCGGCGCTTCTCGTCCGGCGTTGGGTAGCGGTTGCCGCGATAGCAGGCCTTGAGCGCGGCGCGGGAGCGCTCCTTGAAGCAGTAGACGGTCTCCTCGCCGTCCCAGATGGTCTTAGGCAGCGGGAACTTCTTGCGTAGCCGGTATTTGTCCACTGCGCCCAGCGCGCGGCCGCGAGCTCGCTCGGCCTCGTGGTAGCGCGCGCGCAGGTAGAGGTCCTGCAGGAAGGCGTGGTGGGCGGCGGGGAAGGGGCGGCTCTCCAATAGCCGGTAGAGCTCAGCGTACTCGCCCCGCTGGAAGGCCACCAAGGCCCTTGCGCGCAACACCGGGTCGCTGCCACGTAGGCGCTCGGCCGGGGGCAGTGCGCCCAGGAAGCGGCTCAAGCGGCCGGCGTGGCCCGCCTGTAGCAGCGCCTCACAAACGCACGCCACCTGCTCCGGCGAGAAGCGGAGGCCCGTGGGCGGCTCGGCAGCGGTCTCCGGGGGTGACCCGGGG contains:
- the Six5 gene encoding homeobox protein SIX5, producing the protein MATLPADPSAGPAAGGEAVAAATEEEEEEARQLLQTLQAAEGEAAAAAGAGAGEAAAGAEDSGSPGVPGSPPETAAEPPTGLRFSPEQVACVCEALLQAGHAGRLSRFLGALPPAERLRGSDPVLRARALVAFQRGEYAELYRLLESRPFPAAHHAFLQDLYLRARYHEAERARGRALGAVDKYRLRKKFPLPKTIWDGEETVYCFKERSRAALKACYRGNRYPTPDEKRRLATLTGLSLTQVSNWFKNRRQRDRTGTGGGAPCKSESDGNPTTEDESSRSPEDLERGVAPVAAEAPTQSSIFLAGATPSTPCPASPSILVNGSFLAASSSPAVLLNGSPVIINSLALGEASSLGPLLLTGGGGAPPPQPSPQGTSEAKTSLVMDPQTGEVRLEEAHSEAPETKGAQVAASGPVGEDMAGPLPQVVPGPPPAASFPLPPGPVPTVAAPQVVPLSPPPGYPTSLGPNSPLLNLPQVVPTSQVVTLPQAVGPLQLLAAGPGSPVKVAAAAGPANVHLINSGVGVTALQLPSATAPGNFLLANPVSGSPIVTGVAVQQGKIILTATFPTSMLVSQVLPPAPSLALPLKPETAISVPEGALPVAPSPALPEPHTLSTLSAQQPTPPTAATSAASLPFSPDSSGLLPSFPAPPPEGLMLSPAAVPVWPAGLELSTGTEGLLDAEKGPGAQVPHIVLRLPDPDPEGLLLGATAGAEVDEGLEAEAKVLTQLQSVPVEEPLEL